DNA from Mesorhizobium loti R88b:
GAAGGGCCGATGACGGTGACCACCTCGCCGCGTTTCACCTGAAGGCTGACGGAACGCAGCACCTCGACGGCGCCGAAGGCCTTGGAGACATCGCGCACGTCGAGAAGGGCGGGACTGGCGTTTGAGGCGTCGGACATCGTGCTATTCCCGAATGAAGGCAAAGCGCCGCTCGAGCCGCCGGCTGGCGAGCGAGAGCGCGTAGTTGACCGCGAAATAGATGAGCGCGCCGAGGATATAGAGCGGCATCGCCTCATAGGTGCGGCCGATGACCTGGTTGATGGCCTGCATCAGATCGGTTATGCCGAGCAGCGAGACCAGCGCGCTGCCCTTGACCGCATCGGTGACGCCGTTGATCCAGGGCGGCAGGAAGCGCCGGAAGGCCTGGGGAAAAATGACGTAGGTCAGGCGCTGGCGAAAGGTCAGGCCGATCGCCATCGCGGCTTCGGATTGACCTTTCGGGATCGATCCGACCGCGCCCCTGAGATATTCGATGACCTGCGCCGTCTTGAACAGGGTCAGCGCCAGCACGGCGGCCCAGAAGGATGGCAGATGCAGCCCGATCGCGGGCAGGCCGTAATAGACGAAGAACATCAGCACCAGGATCGGAATGCCGCGGATGGTGTCTGAGAAGATGCGCACCGCCCAGCGCAGCGGGGCAGGGCCGTAGACCAGACCCACGCCAAGCGCGACGCCGGCGATAAGCGAAAGGACGACGACCAGAAGCGACACCCAAAGGGTCAAGGCGAAGCCTTTGGCGAGAAAGGGCAGAGCGTAGAGGATCTGGCTCAGCATGTCAGCGTGCCGCCCTGAACTGGCGCTCGACGAGCCTGAGCCCGAAAAGCAGGATGTAGCCGGTCACCAGATACATCGCCGTCGTCACCAGATAGACCTCGACGATGCGGAAGGTGTTGAAGTTGATCCATTGGGCGCCGAAGGTGAGCTCCGGCACCGAGATGACCGAGGCGATAGAGGTGTCCTTGAACAGTGAGATGAAGGTGTTGGACAGCGCCGGCAGCGTGATGCGCAGCATGGTCGGCAGGCGCACATGGATAAGCCTTTGCCATGGCGTCAGGCCGATCGCCTTGCCGGCATCGAGCTGGCCGCGCGGGACAGCCTCGAGGCCCGATCGAAACACCTCGACCAGATAGGCGCCGCTATAGACCGACAGCGTCAGCACGAACGAGGTCGGTGCGCTGTAGGCGAGATCGACCACGGTCGGCAGGCCGTAGAAGACGAGATAGACCAGCAGGATCAGCGGCACGTTGCGGATGAATTCGACATAGGCGGCGATGATCGCCCGGACCGTGCGCCCGGCCGAAACGTACCAGACCGCGAGCACAAGGCCGATGACGACGCCGATGGCGATCGAGATGACGGCAAGCTCGAGGCTGAGCAGCAGGCCGCCCCACAGTTTGTCGAAATGCCGCCAGATCAGGTTGAAATTAAGGGCATAGCCCATGCGTCCGCCTCGGTGTGAAGGGCGTCGAATAGATGGCGGAAGGACGGGAAGCCGCCCTTCCGCTATCTGAAATCAGATGACCGGGAAGCCGGGGTGACGCGCCGGCGGCTCCTGGCCGAAATAGTCCTTGAAGGCGGCGTCATAGAGCGCCGATTCATGGCCGAACATGGCGATGGTGAAGGTCTGGTTGACGAAGGTCAGCCAGTCGAGATCGCCTTGCCGCAATGCCGCGCCGTAGAGCATCGAATACCAGCTCTTGCCGGCATCGAAGTACTTGTCGGGATTGCGCGAGGCGAGCCAGCGTACGGTGGACAGATCGACGGCGGCGGCGTCGGCGCGCTTGGATTCCAGCGCCTGCAGCACGTTGGCCTGAGTGTCGATCTGCAGCACCTGCGCCTGCGGCAAGGCGTAGTGGACGGAGCTTTCGGCATCGACATTCTGCAGGATGGAGATGCGCGTCGCCGCGCCGCCGGCAAGCAGCTTGTCGAAGGTCTTGTTCTCGGCGGTGGGCAGCGTTAGCAAGGCAACGCCTTCGACATAGTAGGGCCGGGTGAAATTGATCAGCTGCGAGCGCTGCGCCGTCATCGTCATGAACTGGATGGTGATGTCGACCTTGTTGGTGGTGACATTCGGGATACGCTGCGCCGGGTCCTGCATGACGAACTCGACCTTGGTCGCATCGTCGAACAGGCCCTTGGCCAGGATGCGCCCCATGGTGATGTCCATGCCGACCAATTCGCCGGCATCGTTCTCGAAATGCCAAGGCGCGTTGGTGCTGCCGGTACCGACAATCAGCTTGCCGCGGTCGAGCACGGTGCGCAGCAGGCTGTCGGACGCGGCCTGGGCGGCTGCCTTCTGGGCATCGACGGTTGCCAGCACGCCGGCGGTGGCCAGTCCCGCCATTCCCAATTTCAGAAAATCACGTCTTCCGGATGTGTCGTTCACGGCGACCTCCTTTCGTGTTGTGTTCCCCAATGCACAGGCAAGACACACGTCGGTGATTTCAAAGCGATTGTCTCTTACAAGAGACGCATGTATCCTGTACAAGACAGATACTAACACCAGGAATCGACAATGCAAGATGGCAATGCCTTGACCGTTTCAGACGGCGAGAAGACCGCCGGCTCCCGTGAAAAGGGTCTCAATCGGGTGCTTGAGATCCTGGACTTTCTGCACACCACGCAGCGGGCAATCGGTATTGGCGATCTTGCCAAGGGGGTGAACGCCCCGCGTTCGACCACCTACACGCTGGTGCGCTCGCTGGTCGACGCCGGCCTGCTGGAAATGGCCGGCGACGGCAACCGCGTCTATTTCGGCAAGAAGCTCTATCTCTATGGAATGGATTATGTGCGCGGCAACGATTTGTTGCGGCGCGGGCGCCAGGAGGTCGACCATCTGTCGCGCGAGACTGGCGAGACCTCGGAACTGTGCATGCTGCAGAGCGGCCGCTACACCATCGTCCACTCCAGCCCGGGCACCAGGCCGTTCCGCATCAGCTCGGCCACCGGCCTGCAGATACCGCTGCCCTGGACCGCGTCTGGCCGGCTGCTTCTGGCGGGGCTGGAGCGGGTTGAGATCGAAGCCATGGTATCGGACGACGATCTCGTGCTGCCCGATGGCCGCAAACTGCGGCTCGATGATTTCATCGCCGATATCGCCAAGGCTGGGGTGACCGGCTACTGCGTGACTTCGGGTCTGGTCGATGCCTATACGAAATGTCTTGCGGCGCCGGTCTTTTCAGCGCCGGGCAAGGTCGAGGCGACGATGTGCCTGGTGGTTCCCATCGATACGACCGAGGAGCGGACCGGCAGTCTCATCGGCCTGCTGCGCGATCGTGCCGCGAGGCTTTCGATCGCCGGATAGCGAAATGTGGATGCGTGGCGCCGGCGGTCTCAGGCGATGATGTCTGGAATGATCTTGTCTTCCAGCTTCATCAGCCGGTCCTTGAGGAACAGCTTCTTCTTTTTCATGCGCTGGATCTGCAGCGGGTCGCAATTCGTGGCGATCATGGCGTTGATCGCGGCGTCGAAATCGGCGTGTTCCTGCTTCAGCCGGGAAAATTCGAGGCGAATATCGGCCTTTTCCTGATCGGACATTCTCTACCGTCTGCACGTCTGCGGCGCCCAAAACTGGGCCTGATTGGGCGGGGGCGGCTATTTCTGCCACCGGTGCGCAGCCAATATCACATTTCACATTGTCGTGGAATGCTACCACGCAGCATTCGACATCACGGTCGGAAGGTGGCAAAGTGTCATCGTGCCGTCACAGAAACGACCTGCGGTGGACGTGCCTTTGACGGCTGCAATCGAGGAAAACCATGAAAGGGAGAACCAATCATGTCTCTTGCATCCCATCTTGATGAGTTGCAGCGGAAACACGGCGACATCGAACGCGAGCTCGATGATGCGATGAACCACCCGTCGGTGGACGACCTGGAAATCGTGTGTCTCAAGCGACGCAAGCTGGCACTCAAGGACGAGATTGAAAAACTGAGGGCGACCACGCATTGACGCTCAACTGATATAGCCGCTCACCACTTGCGGTCTTTCCTGCCGGCGGCTACCGCCGCCGGTGTTGGGGTTTTGATTTTATCGCCGGCTATGAGCCGAAGCTAATATTATTCCGCCAAGATCCTTCTGCCCAACCTATTTCCGATCCTGACGGCTGGCCATTTCTGGCCAGTGGCGACCTGTCGCCATTGACAAGCCATCTTTGCTCCTCCACCTCATGCCGGACTCTTGCGCTTCGGCCCCCGGGGTGTGCTTGTGCGTCGAAGTGGACGCTTGGCGCTCCAGAGACAAAAGGCTGCCGGCATGACCGGATATTTTTCCTTTCCTTTCCCCCGCCGCACCTCGGTCGGCGTCGATGTCGGCGGCGTGGTCGTCGGCGGTGGCGCGCCGGTCGTGGTGCAGTCGATGACCAACACCGACACCGCCGATGTCGACCAGACCGTCGCCCAGGTTGCAGCCCTGCACCGGGCCGGCTCCGAGATCGTGCGCATCACCGTCGACCGCGACGAAAGTGCGGCCGCCGTGCCGCGCATTCATGAGCGCTTGCTGCGGCTTGGCATCAACGTGCCGCTGGTCGGCGACTTCCACTATATCGGCCACAAGCTTCTGGCCGATCATCCCGCCTGCGCCGAGGTGCTGGCCAAATACCGCATCAATCCCGGCAATGTCGGCTTCAAGGACAAGAAGGACCGGCAGTTCACGGATATCGTCGAGATGGCGATCAAGCACGACAAGCCGGTGCGCATCGGCGTCAACTGGGGTTCGCTCGACCAAGAGCTGTTGACCCGGCTGATGGACGAAAACCAGGACAAGGGCTTTCCGCTGACGGCGCAGGAAGTGACGCGCGAGGCGATCGTGCAGTCGGCGATCCTCTCGGCCGAGATGGCCGAGGATATCGGCCTTGGCCGCGAAAAGATCATCCTGTCGGCCAAGGTCAGCGGCGTGCAGGACCTGATCGCCGTCTACACCGAACTCGCCACCCGCTCCAATCACGCGCTGCATCTCGGCCTCACCGAGGCCGGCATGGGCTCGAAGGGCATCGTCGCTTCGTCGGCCGCCATGGGCATCCTTTTGCAGCAAGGCATTGGCGACACCATCCGCATCTCGCTGACGCCGGAGCCGAACGGCGACCGCACGCGCGAAGTGCAAGTGTCGCAGGAACTGCTGCAGACCATGGGTTTCCGGCAGTTCGTGCCGATCGTCGCTGCTTGCCCCGGCTGCGGCCGCACCACTTCCACCGTGTTCCAGGAGCTCGCCCAGAATATCCAGGCGGACCTGCGCAAGAACATGCCGGTGTGGCGCGAGAAATATCCCGGCGTCGAAAACCTCAAAGTCGCGGTGATGGGCTGCATCGTCAACGGCCCGGGCGAATCCAAGCATGCCGATATCGGCATCTCGCTGCCCGGCACGGGAGAGACGCCGACGGCGCCCGTCTTCGTCGACGGCAAGAAGGCGGCGACGCTGCGCGGGCCGTCGATCGCGGCCGATTTCGAGAAGATGGTCGCCGACTATATCGAGCAACGGTTTGGGCAGCACGGCAAGGCCGCAGCGGAGTAGACGATGCGGCGTTTCCTCTGGGCGACGCTTATCTTCCTGTACGGGCTGGGTTGGTCGGCATTCGTTCAGGCCGACCCGCCGCAATCGGCCAAGCAGCGGCTGATCGACAAGGTCTGCACCCTCATCCAGGCCCATGCCGACCAGAATGGCTTGCCCCGGGATTTCTTCGCCCGGCTGATCTGGAAGGAAAGCCGGTTCGATCCCAATGCCGTCAGCCCCGTCGGCGCCGAAGGCATCGCCCAGTTCATGCCGGGCACAGCCAAGATGCGCGGGCTCGAAAACGCCTTCGACATCGACCAGGCAATCCCTGCGTCGGCTAAGTATCTCGCCGAAATGAAAACCAGCTACGGCAATCTTGGCCTGGCGGCCGCCGCCTACAATGCCGGCGAAAGCCGGGTGTCGCG
Protein-coding regions in this window:
- a CDS encoding amino acid ABC transporter permease: MLSQILYALPFLAKGFALTLWVSLLVVVLSLIAGVALGVGLVYGPAPLRWAVRIFSDTIRGIPILVLMFFVYYGLPAIGLHLPSFWAAVLALTLFKTAQVIEYLRGAVGSIPKGQSEAAMAIGLTFRQRLTYVIFPQAFRRFLPPWINGVTDAVKGSALVSLLGITDLMQAINQVIGRTYEAMPLYILGALIYFAVNYALSLASRRLERRFAFIRE
- a CDS encoding amino acid ABC transporter permease gives rise to the protein MGYALNFNLIWRHFDKLWGGLLLSLELAVISIAIGVVIGLVLAVWYVSAGRTVRAIIAAYVEFIRNVPLILLVYLVFYGLPTVVDLAYSAPTSFVLTLSVYSGAYLVEVFRSGLEAVPRGQLDAGKAIGLTPWQRLIHVRLPTMLRITLPALSNTFISLFKDTSIASVISVPELTFGAQWINFNTFRIVEVYLVTTAMYLVTGYILLFGLRLVERQFRAAR
- a CDS encoding transporter substrate-binding domain-containing protein, which encodes MAGLATAGVLATVDAQKAAAQAASDSLLRTVLDRGKLIVGTGSTNAPWHFENDAGELVGMDITMGRILAKGLFDDATKVEFVMQDPAQRIPNVTTNKVDITIQFMTMTAQRSQLINFTRPYYVEGVALLTLPTAENKTFDKLLAGGAATRISILQNVDAESSVHYALPQAQVLQIDTQANVLQALESKRADAAAVDLSTVRWLASRNPDKYFDAGKSWYSMLYGAALRQGDLDWLTFVNQTFTIAMFGHESALYDAAFKDYFGQEPPARHPGFPVI
- a CDS encoding IclR family transcriptional regulator translates to MQDGNALTVSDGEKTAGSREKGLNRVLEILDFLHTTQRAIGIGDLAKGVNAPRSTTYTLVRSLVDAGLLEMAGDGNRVYFGKKLYLYGMDYVRGNDLLRRGRQEVDHLSRETGETSELCMLQSGRYTIVHSSPGTRPFRISSATGLQIPLPWTASGRLLLAGLERVEIEAMVSDDDLVLPDGRKLRLDDFIADIAKAGVTGYCVTSGLVDAYTKCLAAPVFSAPGKVEATMCLVVPIDTTEERTGSLIGLLRDRAARLSIAG
- a CDS encoding YdcH family protein, with amino-acid sequence MSDQEKADIRLEFSRLKQEHADFDAAINAMIATNCDPLQIQRMKKKKLFLKDRLMKLEDKIIPDIIA
- a CDS encoding YdcH family protein, with translation MSLASHLDELQRKHGDIERELDDAMNHPSVDDLEIVCLKRRKLALKDEIEKLRATTH
- the ispG gene encoding flavodoxin-dependent (E)-4-hydroxy-3-methylbut-2-enyl-diphosphate synthase gives rise to the protein MTGYFSFPFPRRTSVGVDVGGVVVGGGAPVVVQSMTNTDTADVDQTVAQVAALHRAGSEIVRITVDRDESAAAVPRIHERLLRLGINVPLVGDFHYIGHKLLADHPACAEVLAKYRINPGNVGFKDKKDRQFTDIVEMAIKHDKPVRIGVNWGSLDQELLTRLMDENQDKGFPLTAQEVTREAIVQSAILSAEMAEDIGLGREKIILSAKVSGVQDLIAVYTELATRSNHALHLGLTEAGMGSKGIVASSAAMGILLQQGIGDTIRISLTPEPNGDRTREVQVSQELLQTMGFRQFVPIVAACPGCGRTTSTVFQELAQNIQADLRKNMPVWREKYPGVENLKVAVMGCIVNGPGESKHADIGISLPGTGETPTAPVFVDGKKAATLRGPSIAADFEKMVADYIEQRFGQHGKAAAE